A stretch of the Lactuca sativa cultivar Salinas chromosome 9, Lsat_Salinas_v11, whole genome shotgun sequence genome encodes the following:
- the LOC111921670 gene encoding vicilin Cor a 11.0101, with amino-acid sequence MEVKGRICLVLSLFVAVCLVSATVSLARSERDRELGVCKLKCEELRGAEQDEKLTCKQSCEKYHQEKQKREREGGQRRERGQSGGRSGEGGGQYDIVFADIERELREMVGKCHQSCQGSKGEQEDPECFRTCMEQYGRPEQGKRRGRGGDDTSMSQKSRKGEREYGKGQQLNNPYVFEDHHFTTRIESEQGSVRVLQKFTDRSELFQGIGKYRVAILEAQPQTFIIPNHWDADALFFVANGEGTISLTNTENSLENHNIKRGDIFRVPAGINAYLINRHNNEKLVLAKILHSISVPGELQTFVGVGGDNPESSFFNAFSNEVLQAAFDMDRGSLEKLFGQQKQQQGIFKKATEEQIRALSGKDETRTWPFGERKGPYNIYKEKPSVQNEYGNLHEVDSKDFSDLRDMNVAFSLFNITQGSMAGPFYNTKTTTVLVVADGVGLFEMACPHLSEQAGRNIETSPGYEKVNSQIRRGTVVVIPAGHPVVLEASGEQNLEVIGFGLNSDRNEWFPLAGRDNVMSQWEDEAMELTFGIPANEVQKVIEKQKKKLFFKGPVRRGRAFA; translated from the exons ATGGAAGTTAAAGGAAGAATTTGTTTGGTTTTGTCGTTGTTTGTAGCTGTGTGCCTTGTTTCTGCCACCGTGAGTCTAGCTCGGAGTGAAAGAGATCGAGAACTTGGTGTTTGCAAGCTCAAGTGCGAGGAGCTTCGGGGGGCGGAGCAAGATGAGAAGCTTACGTGCAAGCAGAGTTGCGAAAAGTACCATCAAGAGAAGCAGAAGAGGGAAAGAGAAGGTGGCCagagaagagaaagaggacaaTCCGGTGGCAGATCCGGCGAGGGTGGTGGTCAATACGACATCGTTTTTGCTGACATAGAACGTGAACTCCGTGAGATGGTGGGGAAATGCCACCAGAGTTGCCAG GGGAGCAAAGGAGAGCAAGAAGATCCGGAATGCTTCCGGACATGCATGGAGCAATACGGCCGGCCGGAGCAAGGGAAGCGTCGCGGCAGAGGTGGTGATGACACCAGCATGAGTCAAAAGAGCCGAAAAGGCGAAAGGGAGTATGGGAAAGGACAACAATTAAATAACCCTTACGTCTTTGAAGATCATCACTTCACAACAAGGATAGAAAGCGAACAAGGGAGTGTTAGGGTTCTTCAGAAGTTCACTGATCGATCGGAACTTTTCCAAGGTATCGGGAAATACCGGGTGGCAATTCTCGAAGCTCAACCTCAGACCTTCATAATTCCAAACCATTGGGATGCAGACGCTCTGTTCTTCGTTGCAAATG GAGAGGGGACTATCAGTTTGACCAACACAGAAAATTCATTAGAAAATCACAACATAAAACGTGGCGATATTTTCCGAGTACCCGCCGGAATCAACGCGTATCTGATTAACCGACACAACAACGAAAAACTTGTGTTGGCGAAGATTCTACATTCCATCTCCGTCCCCGGTGAGTTGCAG ACATTCGTCGGCGTAGGAGGTGACAACCCCGAATCATCGTTTTTCAATGCATTCAGCAACGAAGTTCTTCAAGCTGCATTCGAT ATGGATCGAGGTTCGCTGGAGAAACTGTTTGGGCAACAGAAACAACAACAAGGGATATTCAAGAAAGCTACGGAGGAACAAATCAGAGCGTTGAGTGGCAAAGATGAAACTCGAACATGGCCGTTTGGAGAAAGAAAGGGTCCTTACAATATCTACAAGGAGAAGCCGTCGGTCCAAAACGAGTATGGAAACCTCCATGAGGTCGATTCCAAAGATTTTTCGGATCTTCGAGACATGAATGTCGCCTTTTCGTTGTTCAACATAACACAG GGATCAATGGCGGGGCCGTTTTACAACACAAAGACGACGACGGTGTTGGTGGTGGCCGACGGTGTCGGTCTATTTGAGATGGCATGCCCTCACTTATCCGAGCAAGCTGGTAGGAACATTGAAACTTCGCCTGGTTACGAGAAAGTGAACTCTCAGATTCGACGGGGAACCGTGGTGGTGATTCCGGCTGGTCACCCTGTTGTACTTGAAGCTTCCGGCGAGCAGAACCTGGAAGTGATAGGATTCGGGCTGAACTCAGATCGAAACGAGTGGTTCCCACTTGCCGGAAGGGACAATGTGATGAGCCAATGGGAGGATGAGGCGATGGAGCTTACATTCGGCATTCCGGCGAATGAGGTGCAAAAGGTGATAGAGAAGCAGAAGAAGAAGCTCTTCTTCAAGGGTCCGGTGAGACGCGGTCGTGCTTTTGCCTAA
- the LOC111921671 gene encoding type I inositol polyphosphate 5-phosphatase 4 — protein sequence MRDEIFKKNKVSWPKTLKKWFNVKNKAQDFDADDFNHGGRYEGWRNKFSAKEICTIKKSRTERSSKRTADCLGANKLDLDRAQVTDVNNYRVFVATWNVAGKPPTSSLNLEDWLHTSPPADIYVLGFQEIVPLNAGNVLGAEDNGPAKKWQSLIRKTLNSLPGTTDGYHFPSPVPDPVVELDSDFEGCVSQKPSSFLHRRSFQSQSRSMREIPHPGLDNRYSVSDRAIFGNRCNDFDLGFGSGSSDEDNGPDDSPDGPNYTQLPYSSSFSMEEKDKPLEQSKYSLVASKQMVGIYLTVWVKSDLRDDVHNMKVSCVGRGLMGYLGNKGSISISMSLHQTSFCFICSHLTSGQKEGDELRRNSDVMEILRKTRFPRVQDTGDKNSPQTILDHDRIIWLGDLNYRIALSYRSAKTLVEMRNWRALLENDQLRIEHRRGRVFEGWKEGRIYFPPTYKYSNNSDHYAGYDMHPREKRRTPAWCDRILWYGNGLHQMSYVRGESRFSDHRPVYSIFLAEVESINTRNRFKKNISSYSARIQVEELLPYSRRYGDLSLY from the exons ATGAGAGACGAAATCTTCAAGAAGaacaag GTTTCATGGCCTAAAACACTCAAGAAATGGTTCAATGTCAAAAACAAAGCTCAAGACTTTGATGCGGATGATTTCAATCATGGAG GTAGATATGAAGGGTGGAGGAACAAATTTTCTGCAAAAGAAATATGCACCATCAAGAAAAGCAGAACAG AAAGATCAAGCAAGAGGACTGCTGATTGTCTTGGAGCAAACAAGCTTGATCTTGATCGTGCACAAGTGACGGATGTTAATAACTACAGGGTCTTTGTCGCCACGTGGAACGTCGCCGGAAAACCTCCAACGAGTTCTTTGAATCTTGAAGATTGGTTACACACTTCGCCTCCTGCTGATATTTACGTTCTTGG GTTTCAAGAAATCGTCCCTTTAAACGCTGGTAATGTACTCGGAGCAGAAGACAATGGTCCGGCTAAAAAATGGCAATCCCTAATCCGAAAAACGTTAAATAGTCTTCCGGGAACGACCGATGGATACCATTTCCCTTCACCAGTTCCCGATCCAGTCGTAGAGTTAGATTCAGATTTCGAAGGATGCGTCTCACAAAAGCCCTCGTCTTTCCTCCACCGGCGTTCTTTTCAATCACAGAGTCGTAGCATGAGGGAAATCCCACATCCCGGACTCGACAATAGATACAGCGTCTCTGATCGAGCCATTTTCGGGAACCGATGCAACGATTTTGACCTGGGTTTCGGGTCCGGGTCATCCGATGAAGATAACGGGCCTGACGATTCACCCGATGGCCCAAATTACACCCAATTACCATACAGCAGTTCTTTCTCGATGGAGGAGAAAGATAAACCGCTGGAGCAGTCTAAATACTCATTGGTTGCGAGTAAGCAAATGGTCGGGATTTATCTTACTGTATGGGTAAAGAGCGATCTTAGAGACGATGTTCATAATATGAAAGTGTCGTGTGTGGGTAGAGGATTGATGGGTTATCTTGGAAACAAG GGTTCTATATCTATTAGCATGTCGTTGCACCAAACGAGCTTTTGCTTCATATGTAGTCACTTGACATCTGGACAAAAGGAAGGCGACGAGCTCAGAAGAAACTCGGATGTTATGGAAATCTTACGGAAAACTCGGTTTCCACGTGTTCAAGATACAGGAGACAAGAATTCTCCTCAAACGATTCTCGACCATGA CCGGATCATATGGCTTGGTGACTTAAATTACCGAATTGCCCTGTCTTACCGGTCCGCCAAGACCTTGGTAGAGATGCGAAACTGGAGGGCATTGTTGGAAAACGATCAG CTCCGAATAGAGCACAGAAGGGGACGCGTATTCGAGGGATGGAAAGAAGGGAGGATATATTTCCCTCCAACTTATAAATATTCAAATAATTCCGATCATTATGCAGGATACGATATGCATCCCAGAGAAAAACGAAGAACTCCTGCATG gtGTGATCGAATCTTGTGGTATGGAAACGGACTCCATCAAATGTCATACGTTCGAGGGGAATCTAGATTTTCGGATCATAGACCCGTGTACAGCATATTTTTAGCAGAAGTTGAGTCTATTAATACCCGAAACCGGTTCAAGAAAAACATTAGTAGTTATTCAGCTAGGATCCAAGTTGAAGAACTGTTACCCTATTCACGTAGATATGGAGATCTAAGTCTCTACTGA